aaacaaacaaacacatACACTTGATGGATGCATCAAtcttattgaaaattttgagaagGAAGGTACTAATCCATAAGCATATATATTACTACTTCATCTCAGCTTTGATAGCAGCAACAAGTTGATCATAAGCTACTCCCCATGCATCACTCAATGCCGTTGACCAAATGCATGGTACCCCTTCTTTTATTGTCTCCAAAAGTGCTGCCTTTgccaacttttttatttaattaacaaaaaataagtaCATATATATGTCATAGCTTGGTCAAAACTTCAAAGATTTAaaagtttgataaaaaattaaattaaatataataaaataacatatttataaaaaattaagttattctgtcagtttttattattttattaaatttttatatttttttattgNNNNNNNNNNNNNNNNNNNNNNNNNNNNNNNNNNNNNNNNNNNNNNNNNNNNNNNNNNNNNNNNNNNNNNNNNNNNNNNNNNNNNNNNNNNNNNNNNNNNNNNNNNNNNNNNNNNNNNNNNNNNNNNNNNNNNNNNNNNNNNNNNNNNNCATTGAAATTGAATGTATACCGCAAAGTGTGCATGTGTGACACCCAATTTTAAATGAACAGCTCCCaaatgttttaagtttgattctCCCACATTGACTTTTCCAGTCTTTCGCAGTTGAATAGCTGTTTCAGCAATCTGTAATATATACATcataaagtttaaaaatatatattataatttgtgaGAGGCTTGTGAATTATGAACATAAtcatatatatagtttaatttatcaaaattttatatattataatgatTTATCCAAATTAAGTTAAAGTATATATACCATGACAAATACAACAGTAGCATGTGTCTTGAGCTTGGGGTTTTGGTCCAAAGGAACACTTGAATCTTTCAAATATGAGAACAATGCCGTTGCTTCTGGTGCAGCACTGAATATTCTACGTAGTTTGATGCAAATATGGAATCGTGATTTCAGATTAGTTGTTGGGGAAAAAAGAACATTATGATGTAGCAATATAAGCAAGctcaagaaaattaaataagaaaagaaagtaaattCTTAAAGTATCTAATGTATTAGTGAATACATAACttttaaacattattttttctatttttggttgTTTAAGATAGCATTTATTCACTGAGATTTCCTATTGTGTTTGATGATTAgagattgaaaataaaatatcaatttcGGGATACCAAAATTTTAGTCTTTTCATTACTTTCACAAAGTAAGAATattaagatttttgaaaaataatactGAGATATAACTCaatccaatatattttataccaaatagaatataaattatagatatttaatttaatttcagtctctcaatttcagttttttaatttcaatcttCCTTCCAAAtgcagtttaattttttttttaaaaaacttgtTAGCAGAATCTTAAGAAAACTACTGAAAACATGTAGGAATTAAATGGCTTAATTATAATTACTTCAAGAAAAATTTGAGGCCGTGGTCTGTGGAATTGTTCTTGAGCATATCCCATGAGTTGACAATGAGGGATTCTTGCTGTGCAGTGAGTGCCATGATTGCTAAGTTCTAAGGAGATGAAATGTGAGAAATAATTAACTGAAGTGGATGAGAAACCCTAAGCATGGTGTAGAAAAGC
The genomic region above belongs to Arachis duranensis cultivar V14167 chromosome 3, aradu.V14167.gnm2.J7QH, whole genome shotgun sequence and contains:
- the LOC127739576 gene encoding non-legume hemoglobin; translated protein: MALTAQQESLIVNSWDMLKNNSTDHGLKFFLKIFSAAPEATALFSYLKDSSVPLDQNPKLKTHATVVFVMIAETAIQLRKTGKVNVGESNLKHLGAVHLKLGVTHAHFALAKAALLETIKEGVPCIWSTALSDAWGVAYDQLVAAIKAEMK